The sequence GAAGCTGCGCACCCCGCCGTTCTCCGAGGAGCTGCGCAAGCTGGCGCCCGACGTGTGCGTGGTGACGGCCTACGGGAAGATCCTCCCCAAGGACGTGCTGGAGGTGGCCCCTCACGGCAGCGTCAACGTGCATGCCTCGCTGTTGCCTCGCTTCCGGGGAGCGGCGCCCATCCAGTGGGCCATTGCTCACGGGGACACGGAGACGGGCGTGGCCCTCATGCGCATGGACGAGGGGCTCGACACCGGCCCGGTGATTGCGGTGAAGCGCCTGCCCATCGAACCCGAGGACACGAGCGCCATCCTGCACGAGAAGCTCTCCAAGCTCGGTGGGGAGGTGCTGCGCGAGTCGCTCCCGGCGTACCTGCGCGGTGAGCTGAAGCCCGTGCCTCAGCCCACGGAGGGCGTGGTGCTCGCGCCCATCATCCAGAAGGAGGATGGGCTGCTGGACTTCACGAAGCCGGCGGTGGAATTGGAGCGCCGGCTGCGCGCCTTCACGCCGTGGCCGGGGGCCTTCACCGGGCTGAATGGGGCTCGCCTCAAGGTGCACCGGGTGAAGGTGGGCACGGGGCATGGGGCTCCGGGCACTGTGCTCGCGGCGGGTCTGGGTGGAATCGAGGTGGCGTGCGGCGAGGGCTCGCTCGCCCTGCTGGAGATCCAGCCGGAGGGCAAGCGGGTGATGAAGGCGGCGGAGTTTCTCTCGGGCCATAAGCTGGCGCCGGGCAGCCAGCCGTTCTCGGCCCCGGTGGAGAGCAAGAGCTGAGCGCTGTTGGAGCGAACAGAGGAGAGACGCGGATGGGCATGAAACTCCTGGTGCTGCACGGGCCGAACCTGAACCTCCTGGGAGAGCGGGAAGGCACCTCGGGCAGACGGTTCGAAGACCTCAACAGCGCGTTGCGCGCTCGCGCCGCCAGCCACGGCATCGAGTTGAAGATCGTCCAGTCCAACCACGAGGGGCTGCTCATCGACACGCTCCACGCCGAGCGCCGGAACATCGCCGGCGTAGTAGTGAACCCCGCGGGCCTGTTCGGCTCGTACCCGCTCAGGGACGCGCTGGAGGCGGTGGGTGTGCCCGCCGTCGAGGTCCACCTGGATGGGGCGCGCGCGAAGCAGTCCGTGCTGAAGGAAGTCTGCGCGGCGCAGCTCTCTGGCAAGGGCTTTGATTCCTACCTGCAGGCCCTCGAGCGCTTCGCCCAGGGCGAGTTCACTGGCGGCCGTGAGTCCGCAAAGGATCCGGCGCCCGGGAAGCAGAAGACGATTGGCCGCAAGGCGGAGGCTTCCTCCGAGGAGGAGGAGGAGACCGAGGCTCCCGCCAAGACGATTGGCCGGAAGACCGATGCCCTGGCTACCGCTCCCGCGAAGGCGCTGGCGCGCACGGCGGAGGCAGGAGGCGGGGGCAAGACGCTGGGCCGCAAGCCTCAGGAGGACAAGCCCGCCAAGGCCGGGAAGGGGAAGACGCTGGGCCGGGGCTCGAAGGAGACCCCTGCGGCGGACATGCTCACGCGTGCGCTGGTGCGCGAGAA is a genomic window of Hyalangium minutum containing:
- a CDS encoding type II 3-dehydroquinate dehydratase, with amino-acid sequence MGMKLLVLHGPNLNLLGEREGTSGRRFEDLNSALRARAASHGIELKIVQSNHEGLLIDTLHAERRNIAGVVVNPAGLFGSYPLRDALEAVGVPAVEVHLDGARAKQSVLKEVCAAQLSGKGFDSYLQALERFAQGEFTGGRESAKDPAPGKQKTIGRKAEASSEEEEETEAPAKTIGRKTDALATAPAKALARTAEAGGGGKTLGRKPQEDKPAKAGKGKTLGRGSKETPAADMLTRALVREKIADRLSGKLTSGALASWARSQWLEVQRGAPAESGYRDMLEDSLQTLTLSTMPASRLTDEQLVDMMTQLEE
- the fmt gene encoding methionyl-tRNA formyltransferase, whose amino-acid sequence is MSRPRIVFMGTPEFAVASLQACFDIGEVVAVVTQPDKPKGRGNALSISPVKALALERGVTVLQPAKLRTPPFSEELRKLAPDVCVVTAYGKILPKDVLEVAPHGSVNVHASLLPRFRGAAPIQWAIAHGDTETGVALMRMDEGLDTGPVIAVKRLPIEPEDTSAILHEKLSKLGGEVLRESLPAYLRGELKPVPQPTEGVVLAPIIQKEDGLLDFTKPAVELERRLRAFTPWPGAFTGLNGARLKVHRVKVGTGHGAPGTVLAAGLGGIEVACGEGSLALLEIQPEGKRVMKAAEFLSGHKLAPGSQPFSAPVESKS